TAGTGGAATTCGCTGACTTTGCGATTCCACCGACGATCGAGGAGACGCTGCACCATCTGCAATTGGCCGGGATTTCACCGATCATTACGCACCCGGAGCGGAATGGGCTGATTCGGGCAAAACCTGAGAGGCTGTATGGCTGGATTCATCAGGGGTGTTACGTGCAGGTGACGGCGTCGTCGCTGCTGGGGCGCTTCGGGCCGGCGACGCAGCGACTGGTGGAGAAGTGGCTGGCGGGGGGGCGGATTCACTTTTTTGCCACCGACGCGCACAACCTGACGTCGAGGCCGATGCGGATGCGGGCGGCGTATAAGGCAGTGGCCAAGGGGCGGGGGGAAGAGGTAGCCCGGGCGCTTTTTCAGGAGAACCCGCTGGCAGCGTTTGAAGGGCGGCCGTTGCCTTATGTGCCGGAGCCAGAGGAGGCAGGCGGGGGGGCGAGGCGACGGAAGCGATTCTTTTTTTTCTAGAGCCTGTTGCATGACCACCCTAAGTTATTGATTCCAAAGGATCGAAATTGGATTATGCAACAGCTTCTAGGCAGAAACCAGACGATCAATCCAGCAGTTCCATGACTTCTTCATACCGCTTGAAGGGCGGGATCAGGTAGGCGCCGGCCAGCTCGGAGCGCGCCCACTGAAGCATGCGACGGGCGAGAGAAAAGCCGGCGTCGCGCGCGGAGTTTCCAGCGGCCTCCAGTTC
Above is a window of Candidatus Acidiferrales bacterium DNA encoding:
- a CDS encoding CpsB/CapC family capsule biosynthesis tyrosine phosphatase is translated as MYEASASGIFDGIMVDIHCHILPGLDDGAESLDEAVQMGEMAIADGITHVVGTPHSNDQYRFDPVLVRQRRDELQDKFGDRLKIATGCDFHLSYENLQDIREHPTKYTLNQLNYLLVEFADFAIPPTIEETLHHLQLAGISPIITHPERNGLIRAKPERLYGWIHQGCYVQVTASSLLGRFGPATQRLVEKWLAGGRIHFFATDAHNLTSRPMRMRAAYKAVAKGRGEEVARALFQENPLAAFEGRPLPYVPEPEEAGGGARRRKRFFFF